A window from Pseudobutyrivibrio ruminis HUN009 encodes these proteins:
- the purB gene encoding adenylosuccinate lyase, with amino-acid sequence MSTDRYTSPLSERYASKEMQYIFSQDKKFSTWRRLWIALAETEMELGLSQDGKPVITQDMIDEMKQHIDDINYDVAKAREKEVRHDVMSHVYAYGQQCPKAAGIIHLGATSCYVGDNTDIIIMRDALQLIRTKLVNVIAELAAFADKYKALPTLAFTHFQPAQPTTVGKRATLWLNEFVMDLEDLDYVLSTLKLLGSKGTTGTQASFLELFNGDNETIDKIDPMIAEKMGFKACYPVSGQTYSRKVDTRVCNILAGIAASAHKMSNDIRLLQHLKEVEEPFEKNQIGSSAMAYKRNPMRSERIASLSRYVMIDALNPAITSATQWFERTLDDSANKRLSIAEGFLATDGVLDLCLNVVDGLVVYDKVITKRLMSELPFMATENIMMDAVKLGGNRQELHEKIRTLSMEAGKNVKVEGKDNNLLELIAADDEFPMGLEELEATMEPARYVGRSPRQVEVYLRDVINPILEENKDVLGVKAEINV; translated from the coding sequence ATGAGTACAGATAGATATACAAGCCCACTTTCAGAGAGATATGCAAGCAAGGAGATGCAATATATTTTTAGCCAGGATAAGAAGTTTTCTACCTGGAGAAGACTTTGGATTGCCCTTGCAGAGACTGAGATGGAGTTAGGACTTTCTCAGGATGGAAAGCCAGTCATTACTCAGGATATGATTGATGAGATGAAGCAGCACATTGATGATATTAATTATGATGTTGCAAAGGCTCGTGAAAAAGAAGTTAGACATGATGTAATGAGTCATGTGTATGCATATGGACAGCAGTGCCCAAAGGCAGCTGGAATCATTCACCTTGGAGCTACAAGCTGCTACGTAGGTGATAACACAGACATTATCATTATGAGAGATGCTTTACAGCTTATTCGTACAAAGCTTGTAAATGTTATTGCAGAGCTTGCAGCATTTGCAGATAAGTACAAGGCACTGCCAACACTTGCATTTACACATTTCCAGCCAGCACAGCCTACAACAGTTGGTAAGCGTGCTACACTTTGGCTTAATGAGTTTGTAATGGACCTTGAGGACCTTGATTATGTGCTTTCTACATTGAAGCTTCTTGGTTCAAAGGGAACAACTGGTACACAGGCTAGCTTCCTTGAGCTTTTCAATGGAGATAATGAGACAATTGATAAGATTGATCCAATGATAGCTGAGAAGATGGGATTCAAGGCATGCTACCCAGTTAGCGGTCAGACATATTCTAGAAAGGTAGATACTAGAGTTTGCAATATCTTAGCAGGTATAGCAGCATCTGCTCATAAGATGTCGAATGATATTCGTTTACTTCAGCATCTTAAGGAAGTAGAGGAGCCATTTGAGAAGAACCAGATTGGTTCATCAGCTATGGCTTACAAGCGCAACCCAATGCGTTCAGAGCGTATTGCATCACTTTCTCGTTATGTTATGATTGATGCACTTAACCCAGCGATTACATCAGCTACTCAGTGGTTTGAGCGTACACTTGATGATTCAGCAAACAAGCGTCTTTCAATTGCAGAGGGATTTCTTGCAACAGACGGTGTCCTTGACCTTTGCTTAAATGTTGTAGATGGTCTTGTAGTATACGATAAGGTAATTACAAAGCGTCTTATGTCTGAGCTCCCATTCATGGCTACAGAGAACATTATGATGGATGCTGTTAAGCTTGGTGGAAACAGACAGGAATTACATGAAAAGATTCGTACACTTTCTATGGAAGCAGGCAAGAACGTTAAGGTAGAAGGAAAGGACAACAACCTTCTTGAACTTATTGCTGCTGACGATGAATTCCCAATGGGACTTGAGGAACTTGAGGCTACTATGGAGCCTGCAAGATACGTAGGACGTAGCCCACGTCAGGTAGAGGTTTACCTTCGTGATGTTATCAATCCTATCCTTGAGGAAAATAAAGATGTACTTGGTGTAAAAGCTGAGATTAACGTATAA
- a CDS encoding ABC transporter ATP-binding protein translates to MITVEHLSKRYGDFLAVDDLSFTIEDGHIYGFLGPNGAGKSTTLNIITGCLAATSGDIKIDGHDIYEEEREAKKLIGYLPEIPPLYVEQTPREYLKFVAEAKGIAKAELESEIDRVIQETHIEEMQNRLIKHLSKGYRQRVGIAQALLGNPSVIILDEPTVGLDPMQIIEIRDLISELGKKHTVILSSHILSEIQAICEKVLIIYKGKLVVYDDIANLGKSLSSENEIEIMTEASEEEVSKVINHIDAISSFEQGEDVEKYHCYKLSTAMENPYEVCELVFRAFVANSVPLVKLNPVQTSLEDIFIELTSSEQESELEEMDSEYEEYEEEEED, encoded by the coding sequence ATGATAACTGTAGAGCATCTATCTAAACGCTATGGCGATTTTCTTGCCGTAGATGATTTGTCATTTACCATAGAAGATGGTCATATTTATGGTTTTCTTGGACCAAACGGTGCAGGTAAATCTACAACACTAAATATTATAACTGGATGTCTAGCTGCAACCAGCGGTGATATAAAAATTGATGGACACGATATTTATGAGGAGGAGAGGGAAGCTAAAAAGCTTATAGGCTACTTACCTGAAATTCCACCTCTTTATGTAGAACAGACTCCTAGGGAGTATTTAAAGTTTGTAGCGGAGGCTAAGGGCATCGCTAAAGCAGAATTGGAGTCTGAAATAGACAGAGTAATACAAGAAACTCACATCGAAGAGATGCAGAACAGACTAATAAAGCATCTTTCTAAAGGATATAGACAAAGAGTTGGCATAGCACAAGCACTCCTTGGAAATCCTTCTGTAATCATTCTTGATGAGCCAACAGTAGGCTTGGATCCAATGCAGATTATTGAAATCAGAGATCTGATTTCTGAACTTGGAAAGAAACATACAGTTATTCTTAGTTCACACATTCTTTCTGAAATACAAGCTATTTGTGAGAAGGTACTTATTATCTATAAGGGAAAGCTTGTTGTGTATGATGATATTGCAAATCTTGGCAAATCATTGTCATCCGAAAATGAAATTGAAATTATGACAGAGGCTTCAGAAGAAGAAGTGTCCAAGGTGATTAATCACATTGATGCTATTTCTAGTTTTGAGCAAGGGGAAGATGTTGAAAAGTATCATTGTTACAAGCTATCTACTGCAATGGAGAATCCATATGAAGTTTGTGAACTTGTGTTTAGAGCTTTTGTTGCCAATTCGGTGCCACTTGTAAAGCTCAATCCGGTTCAAACATCACTTGAGGATATCTTTATTGAACTGACTTCTTCTGAACAGGAGAGTGAGTTAGAAGAGATGGATTCGGAATACGAAGAATATGAAGAAGAGGAGGAAGACTAA
- a CDS encoding ABC transporter permease has product MVAVLKHELSLYYHSLTGYVFGAFLLAFTGIGALIYNINASVANFEYVLSFIQIVFIIIVPILTMRIIADEKKQRTDQLLYSLPISTTEIVVGKFMALLVVFVVPMIFICAYPLIFSMYGEVYLPTSYGTIFAFIFLGLALISIGMFISSLTESQGMAAGICVVVMLFNYYCTTLADAVSSSAVGSVITIVVIMIILGLIIKYMTKSDAMGYGFSFITILAAIILFFAKPELLEDLLPKVMNQISLFERFTMFYNGVFDLTAIVYYISIIAFFLFLCVQSLEKRRYNG; this is encoded by the coding sequence ATGGTGGCAGTATTAAAGCACGAATTGTCATTGTATTATCACAGCCTTACAGGCTATGTTTTTGGCGCCTTCCTACTTGCCTTTACAGGAATAGGAGCCCTTATATATAACATTAATGCATCAGTGGCAAATTTTGAGTATGTTTTAAGTTTTATTCAGATTGTTTTTATTATCATTGTACCAATTCTTACTATGAGAATTATTGCAGATGAAAAGAAGCAGAGAACAGACCAACTTCTCTATTCGTTGCCTATTAGCACAACAGAAATAGTAGTTGGTAAGTTTATGGCACTTCTAGTAGTGTTTGTTGTGCCAATGATTTTTATCTGCGCATATCCATTAATCTTTTCTATGTATGGAGAGGTGTATTTGCCTACAAGCTACGGTACTATTTTTGCATTTATTTTCTTGGGACTTGCCCTTATTAGCATAGGAATGTTTATATCATCCTTAACAGAATCACAGGGAATGGCTGCAGGTATTTGTGTTGTTGTAATGTTATTTAACTATTACTGCACAACACTTGCTGACGCGGTATCATCATCTGCTGTTGGTTCCGTAATTACGATAGTAGTTATAATGATAATCCTTGGCCTGATAATCAAATACATGACAAAGTCAGATGCAATGGGATATGGTTTTTCATTTATAACAATCTTAGCAGCAATCATCCTTTTCTTTGCAAAGCCGGAATTACTTGAGGACTTACTTCCAAAGGTAATGAATCAGATTTCTTTATTTGAAAGATTTACCATGTTCTACAATGGCGTGTTTGATTTGACTGCAATTGTTTACTACATAAGTATCATAGCCTTCTTCTTGTTCTTATGTGTGCAATCATTAGAGAAGAGGAGGTATAACGGATAA
- a CDS encoding GldG family protein yields the protein MKIQKPDFKKFIDKNKQQLNTKSAKIGGYSFVISVIVLAIVIAINVFMSLLPTTATQFDISAAQLYSLTSSSKAVVGNLEDDVTIYWICQSGQESTVIEKLLDVYDSLSDKLTVEKKDPDTYPTFASNYTSETVTNNSLIVVSGDKSRYISYESMYEADSSSYYTTGSVSQSFDGESLITTAIDYVVSDELPQVYVLTGHGEADVSTTMESALESGNMETTEFSLLNEDEIPEDADVILINSPSSDLSEEEVTILEDYIDNGGHIVVLSGTQQKGELTNFETLLAYVGVSMTDGIVIDTNRDNYAFDYPYFLLPTIESSDITDALIEENSNVIMPIAAGLTIENTTGSYTVTSLLDTSSSAYSKAAGYDISTYEKEDGDVDGPFSLSIAAENSNDGSLVWIASDYLLEDQYNSYSSGANKDFFMNAMSWKMTDTESLSIRSKSLDYNYLTISASAATLLKVIMIGVLPVGYLLYGIDEVVRRRKVSLE from the coding sequence ATGAAGATTCAAAAACCTGATTTTAAAAAGTTTATAGACAAGAACAAACAGCAATTAAATACTAAGTCAGCTAAAATCGGTGGATATAGTTTTGTTATTTCTGTTATAGTCCTTGCTATTGTAATTGCGATTAACGTGTTTATGTCCTTACTCCCAACTACAGCTACTCAGTTTGATATATCAGCTGCTCAGTTGTATTCACTTACATCATCTAGTAAAGCGGTAGTTGGCAATCTAGAGGACGACGTTACTATCTACTGGATATGTCAGTCTGGCCAGGAGTCGACAGTTATAGAAAAGCTATTGGATGTTTACGATTCCCTTTCAGATAAACTTACAGTAGAAAAGAAAGACCCAGATACATATCCAACATTTGCGTCTAACTATACATCAGAAACTGTTACAAATAATTCTTTGATTGTAGTATCAGGGGACAAGAGTAGATATATAAGCTATGAATCAATGTATGAGGCAGATAGTAGCTCTTACTATACAACAGGTTCTGTTTCACAGTCATTTGACGGTGAAAGCTTGATTACAACAGCAATTGATTATGTTGTATCGGATGAACTTCCACAGGTTTATGTACTTACAGGACACGGCGAGGCAGATGTGTCTACAACTATGGAATCAGCTCTTGAAAGCGGCAATATGGAGACAACAGAGTTCTCATTACTTAATGAGGATGAAATACCTGAGGATGCTGATGTAATCCTAATCAACTCACCTTCAAGCGATTTGTCTGAAGAAGAGGTAACAATACTTGAAGATTACATCGATAATGGTGGTCATATTGTAGTACTATCTGGTACACAGCAGAAGGGTGAGCTTACAAACTTTGAGACCTTGTTAGCCTATGTAGGTGTATCAATGACTGACGGTATTGTCATCGATACCAACAGAGATAACTATGCATTTGATTATCCTTATTTCCTTCTTCCAACAATTGAGTCTTCTGATATTACAGATGCCCTTATTGAAGAGAACAGCAATGTAATTATGCCAATTGCAGCAGGATTAACTATTGAGAACACAACAGGCTCATATACAGTAACATCTCTTCTTGATACATCATCTTCAGCTTATTCAAAGGCTGCAGGTTATGATATCAGCACATATGAGAAGGAAGATGGAGATGTTGATGGACCATTCTCACTTTCTATTGCAGCAGAGAATAGCAATGATGGTTCACTTGTATGGATTGCTTCTGATTACCTATTGGAGGATCAGTACAACTCATATTCATCAGGTGCAAACAAGGACTTCTTCATGAATGCAATGTCATGGAAGATGACTGATACAGAATCACTTTCTATCAGATCAAAGTCACTGGATTACAACTATCTGACAATCAGTGCGTCAGCAGCTACACTTCTTAAGGTAATTATGATTGGTGTGCTTCCGGTAGGATACTTACTATATGGAATTGATGAAGTTGTAAGACGAAGAAAGGTTAGCCTGGAATAG
- a CDS encoding DUF4340 domain-containing protein, producing MKRGKTLLILCAILVIAIVAIIVEKAVKQHIDTVNTIDEEVFTINEDDLTQVEVEYNDDSVTLVQNDSTWQISDDTDFPVDQDYVADMLSYFESVHASFIIDDVENYAQYGLDSPEATITFSTADGDSVITFGDFSTIDEKRYICVDKKSVYLIDDDILQYVSGSQDDFLDRDEVYDYSQVTSVVASGDGEANVVYDPDGDYTYTDDYDFYYVDGDNYSPVSESKVTSFVEKLSSMDLTEYETYKATDDDLAEYGLDNPTLTVAITGEIPADDSDEDDDAAVESQTQTIYFAKADDADTAYLYFEGSTIVYAITADDYDDIADVSYSTLRPSEVVSIDWTNVAQLSVDIDDETYIVNVEYDEDDGNTYTVDDETVDFVTATSLIDSLSLTEVGDDYSKGTEELAFAITLNDEDATVVNVVLYQYDGDSCVVAVDGKTVGLCSRTSMSSLREEITSSILNKGKEVEETEEDSTTDD from the coding sequence ATGAAAAGAGGAAAAACACTGCTGATTCTATGCGCCATTCTTGTTATTGCAATTGTGGCCATCATAGTTGAAAAGGCGGTAAAGCAACATATCGACACCGTAAATACGATAGATGAAGAAGTATTTACAATTAATGAGGATGACCTGACACAGGTAGAGGTAGAGTATAACGATGACAGTGTGACACTTGTTCAGAATGATTCCACATGGCAGATTTCAGATGATACAGATTTTCCTGTAGATCAGGATTACGTAGCTGATATGCTTTCTTATTTTGAATCGGTACACGCAAGCTTTATTATCGATGACGTAGAGAATTACGCTCAGTATGGATTGGATAGTCCAGAGGCTACCATTACATTTTCTACTGCAGATGGAGACAGCGTTATTACATTCGGTGATTTCTCTACAATCGATGAAAAGCGATATATCTGCGTTGATAAAAAGAGCGTATATCTGATAGATGATGATATCCTACAGTATGTATCTGGTAGCCAAGATGACTTTCTTGATAGAGATGAAGTCTATGATTACTCGCAGGTAACATCGGTTGTAGCATCCGGTGATGGGGAAGCAAATGTTGTATATGATCCTGATGGCGATTACACATATACAGATGACTATGATTTCTATTATGTTGATGGAGATAACTATAGTCCTGTATCAGAGTCCAAGGTAACATCATTTGTAGAAAAGCTATCCTCTATGGATTTGACAGAGTATGAAACTTACAAGGCAACAGATGATGATTTAGCAGAATATGGACTTGATAATCCAACCCTTACAGTAGCAATCACTGGTGAGATTCCTGCAGATGATTCAGATGAGGACGATGATGCTGCAGTAGAGTCACAGACTCAGACAATTTATTTTGCAAAGGCAGATGATGCTGATACAGCATATTTATATTTTGAAGGTTCAACTATCGTATATGCAATAACAGCAGATGATTATGATGATATAGCAGATGTTAGCTATTCAACACTTCGTCCATCAGAAGTTGTTTCTATCGATTGGACCAATGTAGCACAGCTCTCAGTAGATATTGATGACGAAACTTATATTGTAAATGTTGAGTATGATGAGGACGACGGAAATACTTATACAGTTGATGACGAGACAGTAGATTTTGTTACAGCAACATCTCTTATCGATAGTTTATCTTTGACAGAAGTTGGAGATGATTACAGTAAGGGAACAGAAGAGTTGGCATTTGCTATCACTCTTAACGATGAAGATGCTACTGTGGTCAATGTTGTTCTTTATCAGTATGATGGCGATTCATGTGTGGTTGCTGTGGATGGCAAGACTGTTGGTCTTTGCAGCAGGACATCAATGTCTTCACTTCGTGAGGAAATCACAAGCTCTATTTTAAATAAGGGCAAGGAAGTGGAAGAGACAGAAGAGGATTCTACAACAGATGATTAA
- a CDS encoding AI-2E family transporter, translating to MLKRFWSSLDKKYAKICLYASVTVIVTLIVVCLLYWTTGFWSRLWTIFTAVLKPLVVGGIISFLLSPIVDRIEGLFSRKKTHKWDRPVAILLSFVIVLAVIACILIILILTIYKNISAINFESLLSIADLVQSDVKSLISTIEEQLKNIGISMNQLGGYVTGFLSGVKNVVTTLFFGCIFSVYFMIDGARINRYWKRAFRIITSKKEEERFERFWSDADRIFSGYLRGQFIDALLVSVITGVVFLILGIPDALLIALLVGIGNLIPYVGPIVGYASLLLICVPQQAFTELISGIIALVVIMIIDGNVINPRLLSSNIKIHPLLVVAALIGGSALGGFVGMLVAVPVAALLKLEFDRFLTDKEKDAF from the coding sequence ATGCTGAAAAGGTTCTGGTCATCACTGGATAAGAAGTATGCAAAGATATGCTTATATGCAAGTGTAACTGTTATAGTAACGCTGATTGTGGTATGCCTTTTGTACTGGACTACAGGCTTTTGGTCTAGGTTATGGACTATATTTACGGCAGTGTTAAAGCCTTTGGTTGTAGGTGGAATAATAAGCTTTCTGCTTTCACCAATTGTGGATAGAATCGAAGGATTATTCAGCAGAAAAAAGACTCACAAGTGGGATAGACCGGTTGCTATTTTACTGAGCTTTGTAATTGTGCTTGCTGTTATTGCGTGTATTTTAATCATACTTATTCTTACCATTTACAAGAACATTTCAGCTATTAACTTTGAATCTCTTTTATCAATTGCAGATTTAGTTCAGAGCGATGTGAAAAGCTTGATTTCTACTATAGAGGAGCAGTTGAAAAATATTGGTATTTCCATGAATCAGCTTGGGGGATATGTGACAGGCTTTTTAAGTGGTGTGAAGAATGTTGTTACAACCTTATTCTTTGGCTGCATTTTTTCAGTGTACTTTATGATTGACGGAGCAAGAATCAACAGATACTGGAAGAGAGCATTTAGAATTATCACAAGCAAAAAAGAAGAAGAGCGCTTCGAAAGATTTTGGAGTGATGCGGATAGAATCTTCTCTGGTTATTTGCGAGGCCAGTTTATCGACGCACTTTTGGTTTCTGTTATCACAGGAGTGGTATTTTTAATCCTCGGCATTCCTGATGCTTTATTAATTGCATTGCTTGTAGGTATAGGAAATCTTATTCCTTATGTAGGACCAATTGTGGGGTATGCATCTCTTTTATTGATATGCGTGCCTCAGCAGGCATTTACAGAGCTTATTTCGGGAATAATAGCACTTGTTGTAATTATGATTATTGATGGAAATGTAATTAATCCACGTCTTCTTAGCTCAAATATTAAAATCCATCCACTGCTTGTGGTTGCTGCATTAATAGGTGGAAGTGCTTTGGGAGGATTTGTTGGAATGCTTGTAGCGGTTCCTGTTGCAGCTCTCTTAAAATTGGAATTTGACCGCTTTTTAACAGATAAAGAAAAAGACGCTTTTTAA
- the gdhA gene encoding NADP-specific glutamate dehydrogenase, which yields MKFKSSYLQRVYDGLESRNAEQKEFLQAVSEVLESLEPVVAANPKLEELGVIERIVEPERIIQFRVSWVDDQGKVQVNRGYRVQFNSAIGPYKGGLRLHPSVNLSVIKFLGFEQIFKNSLTTLPIGGGKGGSDFDPKGKSDMEIMRFCQSFMTELAKHIGADTDVPAGDIGVGAREIGYMYGQYKRLRNEFTGVLTGKGLSYGGSLARTQATGYGVCYFTQEMLKSTKGESFEGKTVAVSGAGNVAIYAIEKAYQLGAKPVTCSDSTGWIYDPEGIDLDLLKEVKEVKRARLSEYAAARPSAEYHEKKNGEHGVWQYKVDIALPCATQNELNEEDAKMLIANGVTAVSEGANMPSTPEAVAAFQAAGVLFGPAKAANAGGVATSALEMSQNSERLHWTFEEVDSKLKGIMEGIFHACDDAAKKYGMEGNFVAGANIAGFEKVADAMMAQGIAY from the coding sequence ATGAAATTTAAGAGTAGTTATTTACAGCGTGTCTACGACGGACTTGAGTCTAGAAACGCAGAGCAGAAGGAATTCCTCCAGGCAGTTAGCGAGGTTTTAGAGTCATTAGAGCCAGTTGTAGCTGCAAATCCAAAGCTTGAGGAGCTTGGCGTTATTGAGCGTATCGTTGAGCCAGAGCGTATTATCCAGTTCAGAGTATCTTGGGTTGATGATCAGGGCAAGGTTCAGGTAAACCGTGGATACAGAGTTCAGTTTAATTCAGCCATCGGACCATACAAGGGAGGTCTTAGACTTCACCCTTCAGTAAACTTATCAGTTATTAAGTTCTTAGGCTTCGAGCAGATTTTCAAGAACTCACTTACAACACTTCCAATCGGTGGTGGTAAAGGTGGTTCTGACTTCGATCCTAAGGGCAAGTCAGATATGGAAATCATGAGATTCTGTCAGTCATTCATGACAGAGCTTGCAAAGCATATCGGTGCAGACACAGACGTTCCAGCTGGTGATATCGGTGTTGGTGCTCGCGAAATCGGTTATATGTACGGTCAGTACAAGAGACTTCGCAACGAGTTCACAGGTGTTCTTACAGGTAAGGGACTTTCTTACGGCGGTTCACTTGCTCGTACACAGGCAACAGGTTACGGCGTATGCTACTTCACACAGGAAATGCTTAAGTCTACAAAGGGCGAGTCATTCGAGGGTAAGACAGTAGCAGTTTCAGGTGCTGGAAACGTTGCTATCTACGCTATCGAAAAGGCATATCAGCTTGGCGCTAAGCCAGTTACATGTTCTGATTCTACAGGTTGGATTTATGATCCAGAGGGAATCGACCTTGACCTTCTTAAGGAAGTAAAGGAAGTTAAGAGAGCACGTCTTTCTGAGTACGCTGCAGCTAGACCATCAGCTGAGTACCACGAGAAGAAGAACGGTGAGCACGGTGTATGGCAGTACAAGGTAGACATCGCTCTTCCATGTGCTACACAGAATGAGCTTAACGAAGAAGATGCAAAGATGCTTATCGCTAACGGCGTTACAGCAGTTTCAGAAGGTGCTAACATGCCTTCTACTCCAGAAGCTGTTGCAGCATTCCAGGCAGCTGGAGTTCTCTTTGGACCAGCTAAGGCTGCAAACGCAGGTGGTGTTGCTACATCAGCTCTTGAGATGTCACAGAACTCTGAGAGACTTCACTGGACATTCGAAGAAGTTGATTCTAAGCTTAAGGGAATCATGGAAGGAATCTTCCATGCATGTGATGATGCTGCTAAGAAGTACGGCATGGAAGGCAACTTCGTTGCAGGTGCAAATATCGCAGGCTTCGAAAAAGTTGCTGATGCTATGATGGCACAGGGTATTGCATATTAA
- the pckA gene encoding phosphoenolpyruvate carboxykinase (ATP) produces MANVDLTKYGITGATDVVYNPSYEQLFEDETKSDLTGYEVGKVTELGAVNVMTGIYTGRSPKDKFIVMDETSKDTVWWTTPEYPNDNHPASEEAWKACKELAVKELSNKKLYVVDGFCGANKDTRLAVRFIMEVAWQAHFVKNMFIRPTEEELANFEPDFIVYNASKAKVENFKELGLNSETAVLFNVTSKEQVILNTWYGGEMKKGLFSMQNYFLPLKGMASMHCSANTDMDGKHTAIFFGLSGTGKTTLSTDPKRLLIGDDEHGWDDNGVFNLEGGCYAKVIGLDKESEPDIYNAIKRNALLENVTVADDGKIDFDDKSVTENTRVSYPIEFIDKIAQKVNKVSSGPDADNVIFLSADAFGVLPPVSILTPEQTKYYFLSGFTAKLAGTERGITEPTPTFSACFGQAFLELHPTKYAEELVKKMEKSGAKAYLVNTGWNGTGKRISIKDTRGIIDAILSGDVLKAPTKKIPFFDFEVPTELPGVDPAILDPRDTYANASEWEEKAKDLASRFQKNFKKYETNEAGKALVSAGPQL; encoded by the coding sequence ATGGCTAATGTTGATTTGACAAAGTATGGTATCACAGGGGCAACAGATGTTGTTTATAACCCTTCATACGAGCAGTTGTTTGAAGACGAGACAAAATCAGATCTTACAGGCTATGAAGTAGGTAAAGTTACAGAGCTTGGCGCTGTAAATGTTATGACAGGTATTTATACAGGTCGTTCACCTAAAGACAAATTTATCGTAATGGATGAGACATCAAAGGATACAGTATGGTGGACAACTCCAGAATATCCTAATGACAACCACCCAGCTTCAGAGGAAGCATGGAAGGCATGTAAGGAACTTGCAGTTAAGGAACTTTCTAATAAGAAACTCTACGTTGTAGATGGTTTCTGCGGAGCTAACAAGGACACACGTCTTGCAGTTAGATTTATTATGGAAGTTGCTTGGCAGGCACACTTTGTAAAGAACATGTTCATCCGTCCTACAGAGGAAGAGCTTGCAAACTTTGAGCCAGATTTCATCGTTTACAATGCATCAAAGGCTAAGGTTGAGAACTTCAAGGAGCTTGGACTTAACTCTGAGACAGCAGTTCTTTTCAACGTAACAAGCAAAGAGCAGGTTATTCTTAATACATGGTATGGTGGAGAGATGAAGAAGGGGCTCTTCTCTATGCAGAACTACTTCCTTCCACTTAAGGGCATGGCTTCAATGCACTGCTCAGCTAACACAGACATGGATGGAAAGCACACAGCTATTTTCTTCGGTCTTTCTGGTACAGGTAAGACTACACTTTCTACTGATCCAAAGCGTCTCCTTATTGGTGATGATGAGCACGGTTGGGATGACAACGGTGTATTCAACCTTGAGGGTGGATGCTATGCAAAGGTTATCGGACTTGACAAAGAGTCTGAGCCAGATATCTACAACGCAATCAAGAGAAATGCTCTTCTTGAGAACGTTACAGTTGCTGATGATGGCAAGATTGATTTTGATGACAAGAGCGTTACAGAAAACACTCGTGTATCTTACCCAATCGAGTTCATCGATAAGATTGCACAGAAGGTAAACAAGGTTTCTTCTGGTCCAGATGCTGACAATGTTATCTTCCTTTCAGCAGATGCATTCGGAGTACTTCCTCCAGTGTCTATCCTTACACCAGAGCAGACAAAGTATTACTTCCTTTCAGGATTTACAGCTAAGCTTGCTGGTACAGAGCGTGGTATCACAGAGCCAACACCTACATTCTCAGCTTGCTTCGGACAGGCATTCCTTGAGTTACATCCTACAAAGTATGCTGAGGAGCTTGTTAAGAAGATGGAGAAGTCTGGTGCAAAGGCTTACCTTGTTAACACAGGTTGGAACGGAACAGGTAAGAGAATCTCTATCAAAGATACAAGAGGTATCATTGATGCAATCCTTTCTGGTGATGTTCTTAAGGCACCTACAAAGAAGATTCCATTCTTCGATTTCGAAGTACCAACAGAGCTTCCAGGAGTTGATCCAGCAATCCTTGATCCAAGAGATACATATGCAAATGCTTCTGAGTGGGAAGAGAAGGCTAAGGACTTAGCTTCTCGTTTCCAGAAGAACTTCAAGAAGTATGAGACAAACGAAGCTGGTAAGGCACTTGTTTCTGCAGGTCCACAGTTATAG